A single region of the Bacillus cereus genome encodes:
- a CDS encoding PspC domain-containing protein produces MKKLYKSTKDKQVSGVLGGLSDKYGIDVSILRIVTALSAFFTSGLTVLIYIIAAIVLPTDKEIKG; encoded by the coding sequence ATGAAAAAACTATATAAGTCCACTAAGGATAAACAAGTATCAGGTGTATTGGGTGGCTTAAGCGACAAGTATGGAATTGATGTAAGTATCCTTCGCATAGTAACTGCATTATCAGCCTTTTTTACTAGTGGATTAACAGTGCTAATTTACATAATAGCTGCAATTGTTTTGCCTACAGATAAAGAAATTAAGGGATAA
- a CDS encoding sirohydrochlorin chelatase: MKGIVYVGHGSRLQEGNEQFIHFIQSVMKERNERIQKIAFLELTIPTISDAVTETLLEGATEIMIVPVLLFAAAHFKRDIPFEIEKMQKQYPHITFSVVPPLSTHPHMVELVVKRIREAMPLQGSSILLVGRGSSDPQPIHELQQIGAAVEQKLGMPISCSFLTKGTPSFTAELKAITSTASHVYVMPYLLFTGLLLQKIKLHAKKYNHVTACNCLQFDTYMKLTLLERMEECVYV; the protein is encoded by the coding sequence ATGAAAGGAATTGTATATGTTGGACACGGGAGCCGGCTACAAGAAGGTAACGAACAATTCATTCACTTTATTCAATCTGTTATGAAAGAACGTAACGAAAGAATTCAAAAAATTGCTTTTCTAGAACTAACGATACCTACCATTTCGGATGCAGTTACAGAAACACTACTAGAGGGAGCAACTGAAATAATGATTGTACCTGTTTTATTATTTGCAGCAGCTCACTTTAAACGTGATATTCCTTTTGAGATAGAGAAAATGCAAAAGCAATATCCACATATAACATTTTCAGTTGTACCACCTCTTAGTACGCATCCGCATATGGTTGAACTTGTAGTGAAAAGAATACGTGAAGCTATGCCACTGCAAGGTAGTAGTATTTTACTCGTAGGACGAGGTAGCAGTGACCCTCAGCCGATACATGAATTACAACAAATCGGAGCAGCTGTCGAACAAAAACTCGGTATGCCAATATCCTGTTCTTTTTTAACGAAAGGAACTCCCTCTTTTACTGCTGAGCTCAAGGCTATAACATCGACTGCGTCCCATGTATATGTCATGCCGTACCTCCTCTTTACCGGATTATTACTTCAAAAAATTAAATTGCATGCAAAAAAATACAATCACGTTACAGCTTGTAACTGTCTTCAGTTTGATACGTATATGAAATTAACATTATTAGAACGAATGGAGGAATGTGTGTATGTATAA
- a CDS encoding precorrin-2 dehydrogenase: MYNMYPLMLNLNKKLVVIIGGGKIAYRKASGLKDTGAFVTVVSPDICEEMKELPYITWKQKAFSNDDIKDAHLIYAATNQHAVNMMVKQAAHDFQWVNVVSDGTASSFHTPGVIRNDEYVVTISTSGKDPSFTKRMKQELTSIFPKLIKKFSHTRKL, encoded by the coding sequence ATGTATAACATGTACCCTCTTATGCTTAATCTAAATAAAAAATTGGTCGTTATCATTGGTGGAGGTAAAATTGCATATCGAAAAGCGTCTGGATTAAAGGATACAGGCGCTTTTGTCACTGTTGTTAGCCCAGATATTTGTGAGGAAATGAAGGAACTTCCTTATATTACTTGGAAGCAAAAAGCTTTTAGTAATGATGATATTAAAGATGCCCACCTTATTTATGCAGCTACAAATCAACATGCTGTAAATATGATGGTCAAACAGGCCGCTCATGATTTCCAGTGGGTTAACGTTGTAAGTGATGGTACAGCATCATCTTTTCACACACCTGGCGTCATTCGAAATGATGAATATGTTGTTACTATTTCAACTTCAGGTAAGGATCCATCGTTTACGAAGCGTATGAAGCAAGAATTAACATCTATATTTCCTAAACTTATAAAAAAATTTTCTCATACTCGCAAATTGTAA
- the narK gene encoding nitrate transporter NarK encodes MKSPNFQLSLQTSNLVIGFMVWVILSSLMPYIKADIPLTAGQISMVTAVPVILGSILRIPIGYWTNRYGARKLFFISFILLLFPVFYISIANSMMDLIIGGLFVGIGGAVFSVGVTSLPKYFPKESHGFVNGIYGVGNAGTAITSFLAPVIATSVGWRTTVQCYLVLLAAFALMNFLLGDRKEKKVNTPLMEQIKGVYKNEKLWFLCIFYFLTFGSFVAFTVYLPNFLVSHFGLEKVDAGMRTAGFIVLATMMRPIGGWLGDKFNPFKILIFVFIGLTLSGIVLSFMPSMNVYTFGCLLVAFCAGIGNGTIFKLVPMYFSEQAGIVNGVVSALGGLGGFFPPLILTLLFQLTGHYAIGFMALSEVALACLIITVWMYSQEKLLVMLKNH; translated from the coding sequence ATGAAAAGTCCTAATTTTCAATTAAGTTTACAAACTTCTAATCTAGTTATCGGTTTTATGGTATGGGTTATCTTATCATCATTAATGCCATATATTAAAGCGGATATTCCATTAACTGCGGGACAAATTTCTATGGTAACAGCAGTACCGGTTATTTTAGGTTCTATTCTTCGCATTCCAATTGGTTATTGGACGAATCGTTACGGAGCAAGAAAATTGTTCTTTATTAGTTTTATACTTTTATTATTCCCTGTCTTTTACATTAGTATTGCCAATTCTATGATGGATTTAATTATTGGTGGATTATTTGTAGGGATCGGTGGTGCTGTATTCTCTGTAGGAGTAACTTCTCTACCGAAATACTTCCCGAAAGAGAGTCACGGTTTTGTAAATGGTATTTACGGTGTCGGTAACGCCGGAACAGCAATTACTTCATTTTTAGCACCTGTAATTGCGACATCAGTTGGATGGAGAACGACAGTACAGTGTTATTTAGTTTTACTTGCAGCATTTGCACTTATGAACTTTTTATTAGGCGATCGTAAAGAAAAAAAGGTGAATACACCATTAATGGAACAAATAAAAGGTGTATATAAAAATGAAAAACTTTGGTTTTTATGTATCTTTTACTTTTTAACATTCGGATCATTCGTCGCATTTACAGTATATTTACCAAACTTTTTAGTGTCTCACTTCGGATTAGAGAAAGTAGATGCAGGCATGCGGACAGCTGGATTCATCGTATTAGCAACAATGATGCGCCCAATTGGTGGTTGGCTCGGTGATAAATTTAATCCATTTAAAATATTAATCTTCGTATTTATCGGTTTAACACTGTCTGGTATTGTTTTATCATTTATGCCTAGTATGAATGTGTATACATTTGGTTGCTTACTAGTTGCATTTTGTGCAGGTATTGGAAATGGAACAATCTTTAAGCTTGTTCCAATGTACTTCTCTGAGCAAGCAGGGATTGTAAATGGGGTTGTGTCAGCTTTAGGTGGACTAGGAGGGTTCTTCCCACCATTAATTTTAACATTACTATTCCAACTGACAGGTCATTATGCAATTGGATTTATGGCGTTATCAGAAGTCGCACTTGCTTGTTTAATCATTACAGTGTGGATGTATAGCCAAGAGAAATTGTTAGTGATGTTAAAGAATCATTAA
- a CDS encoding STAS/SEC14 domain-containing protein gives MGGVSSKNFIFIDFMRFFHIIVTKGDDSKLSEKNISTTVSGNIIVTHLVGNIKTDDVYEWFNGFEQVCQQFISEGRKYKLLVDRKGYTPNHFSVQKVWKEKFFNETILNHSKAIAFLLEEGEIMNFLQQSNTKESVRFFDDYEHALIWLNEYPI, from the coding sequence ATGGGGGGAGTGTCAAGTAAGAATTTTATCTTTATTGATTTCATGCGGTTTTTCCATATAATTGTAACTAAGGGGGATGATTCCAAGTTGAGTGAAAAGAATATCAGCACAACAGTTTCAGGAAATATAATTGTTACCCATCTAGTTGGCAATATAAAAACAGATGATGTGTATGAATGGTTTAATGGTTTCGAGCAGGTTTGTCAGCAATTCATTTCCGAAGGGCGGAAATACAAATTGTTGGTAGATAGAAAAGGATACACGCCAAATCATTTTTCTGTTCAAAAAGTATGGAAAGAGAAGTTCTTCAATGAAACCATTTTGAATCACAGTAAGGCAATTGCATTTCTCCTTGAAGAGGGAGAGATAATGAATTTTTTACAACAATCTAATACGAAAGAATCTGTGAGATTTTTTGATGATTATGAACATGCGCTAATTTGGTTGAATGAATATCCAATATAA
- a CDS encoding AEC family transporter yields MFVFIILDVILPILILMLIGAILQRKFQFNLKQLSTLITYCLMPAAVFVNIYDISIETGLLLQIIYYLMLYSLSLIIVSHFISKTLKLEKGESAALKNSISLMNSGNYGLPVSQLIFSHNPVGVSIQIFIMIFQNLLTYSYGIYNLLSATKTIGGIIQSFLRLPVFHALVLGVLFQSFKIQIPNSILLPLNQLANGFVAIALILLGAQLSNIKLNFFHRVITWALIGRLLMGPLLALAMIYLLNINGIVAQSLLIASSFPTSRNTSTIAMEYQIEPELHAQIVLFSTLLSIITVTVVIYLSYILF; encoded by the coding sequence ATGTTTGTTTTTATTATATTAGACGTAATATTACCAATATTAATATTGATGCTAATTGGTGCAATCTTACAAAGAAAGTTCCAATTTAACTTGAAGCAGCTTTCTACACTTATTACTTATTGCTTGATGCCAGCGGCTGTATTTGTGAATATATATGATATTAGTATAGAGACAGGTTTGTTGCTCCAGATAATATACTATTTAATGCTTTATAGTCTGAGTCTGATCATAGTAAGTCATTTCATTTCAAAAACATTAAAGTTAGAAAAAGGAGAAAGTGCAGCTCTAAAAAATAGCATTTCGTTAATGAATTCCGGTAATTATGGGTTACCAGTAAGTCAATTGATTTTCAGTCACAATCCAGTGGGGGTTTCCATTCAGATTTTTATTATGATTTTCCAGAATCTTTTAACTTATTCATATGGGATATATAATTTACTATCAGCAACAAAAACAATCGGAGGTATTATTCAATCATTTCTAAGACTGCCTGTATTTCATGCGCTCGTATTAGGGGTTCTCTTTCAATCTTTTAAAATTCAAATACCTAATTCTATCTTGCTACCTCTTAATCAGCTTGCGAATGGTTTTGTTGCAATAGCACTCATATTGCTAGGGGCACAATTATCCAACATTAAGCTTAATTTTTTCCATCGAGTCATAACATGGGCTTTAATTGGAAGGTTACTGATGGGACCATTATTAGCACTTGCCATGATATACCTACTAAACATTAATGGTATTGTTGCACAATCATTATTGATTGCAAGTTCTTTTCCTACTTCAAGAAATACATCAACCATTGCTATGGAGTATCAAATAGAGCCTGAATTACATGCACAAATCGTTTTATTTTCAACACTTTTAAGCATTATTACAGTAACTGTCGTTATTTATTTGTCATATATTTTGTTTTGA
- the nirD gene encoding nitrite reductase small subunit NirD, whose protein sequence is MLQTKEKIKVMRAEDLPIQIGKEVQMQGMSIALFRLSNGDIRAVENRCPHKNGPLAEGIVSGEFVFCPLHDWKISLITGEVQKPDDGCIQTYEVEVIDGDIYIYM, encoded by the coding sequence ATGTTACAAACGAAAGAAAAAATAAAAGTTATGCGGGCAGAAGATCTTCCTATTCAAATCGGTAAAGAGGTACAAATGCAAGGTATGTCTATCGCCTTATTCCGCCTTTCAAATGGCGATATTCGAGCTGTAGAAAATCGTTGTCCTCATAAAAACGGACCGTTAGCAGAAGGCATTGTATCTGGAGAATTCGTCTTTTGTCCACTACATGATTGGAAAATTTCATTAATAACAGGTGAAGTTCAAAAACCTGATGACGGTTGTATTCAAACGTATGAAGTAGAAGTTATTGACGGGGATATTTATATATACATGTAA
- a CDS encoding uroporphyrin-III C-methyltransferase: MNGYVYLVGAGPGDEGLITKKAIECLNRADIVLYDRLLNPSFLNYTKETCELIYCGKMPNNHTMRQEMINAHLLQFAKEGKIVVRLKGGDPSIFGRVGEEAETLAAANIPYEIVPGITSSIAASIYAGIPLTHRDYSNSVTLLTGHAKGPLTDHGKYNSSHNSDTIAYYMGIKNLPTICENLLHAGKKEDTPVAVIEWGTTGKQRVVTGTLSTIVPIVKNENISNPSMTIVGDVVTLRNQIAWKERKPLHGKKVLLASATNKKSAIKQMLQESGAEIYQIPTFKKKEYTLTSEQINEVFNVDRLVFCSAESVEILMQSCSKNHKDIRSLQAELQYMSLSVQEKLMQYGLLSKQATFSSDTTIYLGRNINRIAFIQEKIGAGSYIMTHEYTIDYRFDEIHSRMLSEFSWDSIVFEGRASIDTFLAEIKRLGFIDILTLPFSYTDVPTLHYANKVGFHNVDHQLQETLIKKDMVRQ; encoded by the coding sequence ATGAACGGATATGTATATTTAGTTGGTGCAGGACCAGGTGATGAAGGGCTTATTACAAAAAAAGCAATAGAGTGCTTAAATCGTGCAGATATCGTCTTATATGACCGCTTATTAAACCCTTCCTTTCTTAATTATACAAAAGAAACATGTGAACTTATTTATTGCGGAAAAATGCCAAACAATCATACTATGCGTCAAGAAATGATTAACGCACACCTCCTTCAATTTGCAAAAGAAGGAAAAATCGTAGTCCGCTTAAAAGGCGGAGATCCATCTATTTTTGGCCGTGTTGGTGAAGAAGCAGAAACTTTAGCAGCAGCAAATATTCCATATGAAATTGTACCAGGTATTACATCTAGCATCGCCGCTAGTATCTATGCAGGTATCCCCCTCACCCACCGTGACTACAGTAATAGTGTCACTTTATTAACCGGACATGCAAAAGGTCCTTTAACCGATCATGGAAAATATAATTCATCTCACAATAGCGACACGATTGCCTACTACATGGGTATAAAAAACTTACCTACAATTTGTGAAAACTTACTACACGCAGGAAAAAAAGAAGATACGCCAGTAGCAGTCATTGAATGGGGTACAACTGGTAAACAGCGTGTAGTCACAGGGACACTTTCCACCATTGTCCCTATCGTCAAAAACGAAAATATTTCTAACCCTTCCATGACAATTGTTGGTGATGTTGTTACTTTACGGAATCAAATCGCTTGGAAAGAACGTAAACCATTGCATGGCAAGAAAGTTTTACTTGCATCTGCAACAAATAAAAAAAGCGCAATAAAGCAAATGTTACAAGAGTCCGGTGCAGAAATATATCAAATTCCAACTTTCAAAAAGAAAGAATACACTTTAACCTCTGAACAAATCAATGAAGTTTTTAACGTTGATCGCCTTGTATTTTGTTCGGCTGAAAGTGTAGAAATTTTGATGCAATCATGCAGTAAAAACCATAAAGATATTCGATCCTTACAAGCGGAACTTCAATATATGAGCCTTTCTGTTCAAGAAAAGCTTATGCAATATGGATTGTTAAGTAAACAAGCAACGTTCTCTTCCGATACAACTATTTATTTAGGCAGAAATATTAATCGAATTGCTTTCATTCAAGAAAAAATCGGTGCTGGATCTTATATTATGACTCATGAGTATACAATTGATTATCGTTTCGATGAAATTCATTCCCGTATGCTTTCTGAATTCTCATGGGATAGTATTGTATTTGAAGGTCGTGCTTCTATTGATACGTTTCTAGCAGAAATAAAACGCCTTGGCTTTATCGATATTCTTACTCTTCCATTCTCGTATACCGATGTTCCAACTTTACACTATGCAAATAAAGTCGGGTTTCATAACGTAGACCATCAATTACAAGAAACTCTTATAAAGAAAGACATGGTGAGACAATGA
- the moaD gene encoding molybdopterin converting factor subunit 1: protein MIEVLLFAHLQEEVSKPALHIDCENITVAELKEVLVKEYNVAISNEITFAINEEYANEDDIIQTGDIVAMIPPVSGG, encoded by the coding sequence ATGATTGAAGTATTATTATTTGCACATTTGCAAGAAGAAGTAAGCAAACCGGCCTTGCACATAGATTGTGAAAATATTACGGTTGCTGAACTAAAGGAAGTTCTGGTTAAGGAATATAACGTAGCAATTTCAAACGAGATTACGTTCGCCATAAATGAAGAGTATGCAAATGAGGATGACATCATTCAAACTGGCGATATTGTAGCGATGATTCCGCCAGTAAGTGGTGGTTGA